Proteins encoded together in one Triticum dicoccoides isolate Atlit2015 ecotype Zavitan chromosome 7B, WEW_v2.0, whole genome shotgun sequence window:
- the LOC119342150 gene encoding B-box zinc finger protein 20-like, whose amino-acid sequence MRVQCDVCGLEPAAVLCCADEAALCSPCNRRVHRANKLAGKHRRLTLLQPSPAANDAAAPLCDVCKERRGLVFCVEDRAILCADCDEPIHSANELTAKHSRFLLVGAKLSADPVDQEIPSPDGSSVEQDDCSASAAEEAPAVHDASHAGGGGGGSSISDYLTNICPGWQVDELLFDDAAFVAKQKGRDEQVPFLDADLFDVVAAERPGKRGAWAPHVPHTPVPAWGLQEFPAALVAPAAAAKAKQGHVREWYHSDSDSDVFAVPEITSSPPFWCL is encoded by the exons ATGCGCGTGCAGTGCGACGTCTGCGGCCTCGAGCCGGCCGCCGTGCTCTGCTGCGCCGACGAGGCCGCGCTCTGCTCCCCCTGCAACCGCCGCGTCCACCGCGCCAACAAGCTCGCCGGCAAGCACCGCCGCCTCACCCTCCTCCAGCCCTCCCCGGCcgccaacgacgccgccgcgccgcTCTGCGACGTCTGCAAG GAGCGGAGGGGGCTCGTGTTCTGCGTGGAGGACCGGGCGATCCTGTGCGCCGACTGCGACGAGCCCATTCACAGCGCCAACGAGCTCACGGCCAAGCACAGCCGCTTCCTCCTCGTCGGTGCCAAGCTCTCCGCCGACCCCGTGGACCAGGAGATCCCCTCCCCGGACGGGAGCTCCGTCGAGCAGGACGACTGCTCGGCCTCGGCCGCCGAGGAAGCCCCTGCAGTTCATGACGCCAGccacgccggaggaggaggaggaggaagcagcaTCTCAGACTACCTCACCAACATCTGCCCCGGCTGGCAAGTCGACGAACTCCTCTTCGACGACGCCGCCTTCGTCGCC AAGCAGAAGGGGCGCGACGAGCAGGTGCCGTTCCTGGACGCCGACCTGTTCGACGTGGTCGCCGCCGAGCGTCCGGGGAAGCGcggcgcgtgggcgccccacgtgcCGCATACGCCGGTTCCGGCCTGGGGCCTGCAGGAGTTTCCGGCCGCTTTGGtggccccggcggcggcggcgaaggccaAGCAGGGGCACGTGCGGGAGTGGTACCACAGCGACAGCGACAGCGACGTGTTCGCCGTGCCGGAGATCACGTCGTCGCCGCCGTTCTGGTGCCTGTGA